The following are encoded in a window of Nibricoccus aquaticus genomic DNA:
- a CDS encoding sugar phosphate isomerase/epimerase family protein yields the protein MPCRRSISTLGCPDLSLAQILELAKRFQLDGIELRALAGMIDLPAMLDGSFASFGDFATSIATAMVPIVSFDTSLRLADSTSADREAFLQYAPWAEAAGTRWLRVFDGGKTADAPTLHSMAKTVAWWRTERQKRGWRVDMIVETHDSLLKASAMRDFLTLVPDTALLWDSHHTWRQGKEDPLVTWRACSSHIVHIHVKDSLDQPSGDRPFTYVLPGAGSFPMKPLRETRDREFDGVVSLEWERLWHPYLPPLEDALVAASHCRWW from the coding sequence TTGCCATGCCGACGCTCTATCTCCACCCTTGGTTGTCCGGACCTGTCACTCGCTCAGATCCTGGAACTCGCAAAACGCTTTCAACTCGACGGTATTGAACTTCGGGCTCTTGCAGGAATGATTGATTTGCCGGCAATGCTCGACGGTTCATTCGCGAGCTTCGGGGACTTCGCCACTTCTATAGCGACGGCAATGGTGCCCATCGTATCATTCGACACATCGTTACGACTTGCCGACTCGACGTCGGCTGATCGTGAAGCATTTCTTCAGTATGCGCCTTGGGCTGAGGCCGCCGGGACTCGATGGTTGCGGGTATTTGATGGAGGCAAGACTGCGGACGCGCCGACGCTCCACTCCATGGCAAAAACCGTGGCGTGGTGGCGCACCGAAAGACAAAAGCGCGGCTGGCGTGTCGATATGATAGTGGAGACTCACGACTCGTTGCTTAAGGCGTCAGCGATGCGCGATTTTCTCACACTGGTTCCAGACACAGCTCTGCTCTGGGACAGCCACCATACGTGGCGTCAGGGCAAAGAAGACCCGCTTGTTACATGGAGGGCGTGTAGCAGCCACATCGTACATATTCACGTAAAGGACAGCCTCGATCAACCGAGTGGAGATCGTCCGTTTACTTACGTGCTGCCGGGCGCTGGCAGCTTCCCCATGAAGCCACTGCGGGAGACTCGTGATCGGGAATTCGACGGTGTGGTTAGCCTCGAATGGGAACGCCTCTGGCACCCGTATTTACCGCCGCTGGAAGACGCTCTAGTCGCAGCCTCACACTGTCGTTGGTGGTAA
- the mutS gene encoding DNA mismatch repair protein MutS, with the protein MTPMMQQYHEVKRGLPRDTLLLFRLGDFYEMFFEDAEIASRLLGLTLTKRGETPMAGLPYHAADNYVGKLLAAGKKVAICDQAEPAKAGKLVKRQLTRILSPGTTLAANQLDAARNHYLCALAHDKAGLHAAWLDLSTGEFKIATDPRPENLLPVLTALDPAELTVAEGALEAWKTAPHEQTALHALHHFAAARLVTDLPAYQFETAGGARSVMNTLGVLNLEGFGLAPTHPALGPAGALVYYATENLCAKPENLRGLQEYRSARTLLLDPATLRNLEIFASSRGTREASLLAAINRSATSAGARLLERWLAAPTLDLVEIHRRQSIVGELIQQSTRLVDLRGLLANVRDIPRILGRLQNRLRNPRELGGIKDTLNQLPHIRAVLASFSSGSQLSTLSSQLQEFTSLRELLPRALAEELPADLADGGYIRAGYDTELDRLRSLTTDNKTWLSELERAEQERTSIRSLKVRFTNNFGYYIEITKANLHLVPADYIRRQTTVNGERYVTESLKQKEKEIFHAEENALARELELFNQLIAAVLDESVALAQTADTLAELDVLAGWAVLAREWDYSRPVLDDGDTLEIVEGRHPVVEQMLKSPSAITANGTSQAFVPNDTVLAADDAQLALITGPNMAGKSTYIRQVALITLMAQIGCWTPAKSCRVGLVDRIFSRVGASDDLARGNSTFMVEMNETANILNNATDRSLIILDEIGRGTSTYDGLSIAWAVVEHLHRGETKGPRTLFATHYQELTQLEKHLTRLRNFSVAVKEWNDDIVFVRRVIPGAADRSYGIQVARLAGLPLSVIDRAKTILAKLETDDTSVELPSAPKARPKKKISVKPDAEDSQLSLL; encoded by the coding sequence ATGACTCCGATGATGCAACAATATCACGAGGTGAAACGCGGTCTCCCGCGCGACACTTTGCTGCTCTTCCGGCTCGGCGATTTCTACGAGATGTTCTTCGAGGACGCCGAGATCGCCTCGCGCCTCCTCGGGCTCACCCTTACCAAGCGCGGCGAAACCCCCATGGCCGGCCTGCCCTACCACGCGGCCGATAACTACGTCGGCAAGCTCCTCGCCGCCGGGAAAAAGGTCGCCATCTGCGATCAGGCCGAGCCCGCCAAGGCCGGCAAACTCGTCAAGCGCCAGCTCACTCGTATCCTGAGTCCGGGCACGACCCTCGCCGCCAACCAGCTCGACGCCGCCCGCAATCACTACCTCTGCGCCCTCGCCCACGATAAAGCCGGCCTCCACGCCGCCTGGCTCGATCTCTCCACCGGCGAATTCAAAATCGCCACCGATCCGCGCCCCGAAAATCTCCTCCCCGTCCTCACCGCCCTCGATCCCGCCGAACTGACCGTCGCCGAAGGCGCGCTCGAAGCCTGGAAAACCGCCCCGCACGAGCAGACCGCTCTCCACGCGCTTCACCACTTCGCCGCCGCCCGACTCGTCACCGACCTTCCCGCCTATCAATTCGAAACCGCCGGTGGCGCCCGCTCCGTCATGAACACGCTCGGCGTGCTCAATCTCGAAGGCTTCGGCCTCGCGCCGACGCACCCCGCGCTAGGCCCCGCCGGTGCGCTCGTTTACTACGCCACCGAAAATCTCTGCGCCAAACCCGAGAACCTCCGCGGCCTACAAGAATACCGCAGCGCCCGCACACTCCTCCTAGATCCTGCCACACTCAGGAATCTCGAAATCTTCGCTTCCTCTCGTGGCACCCGCGAGGCCTCACTGCTCGCCGCCATCAACCGCAGCGCCACGTCCGCCGGCGCGCGCCTCCTAGAGCGCTGGCTCGCCGCCCCCACACTCGACCTCGTCGAGATTCACCGCCGCCAGTCCATCGTCGGCGAACTCATCCAGCAATCCACGCGCCTCGTCGATCTCCGCGGCCTCCTCGCCAATGTCCGTGACATCCCACGCATCCTCGGCCGCCTCCAAAACCGTCTGCGCAATCCACGCGAACTCGGCGGCATCAAAGACACACTCAACCAACTCCCCCACATCCGCGCCGTCCTCGCCAGTTTTTCGTCCGGCTCTCAACTCTCAACCCTCAGCTCTCAACTCCAGGAGTTCACCTCCCTCCGCGAACTCCTGCCTCGCGCTCTCGCCGAAGAGCTTCCCGCAGACCTCGCCGACGGCGGCTATATCCGCGCCGGTTACGATACCGAACTCGATCGCCTCCGCTCGCTCACAACCGACAACAAAACCTGGCTCTCCGAACTCGAACGCGCCGAACAGGAGCGCACCTCCATCCGCAGCCTCAAGGTCAGGTTCACGAATAATTTTGGCTATTACATCGAGATCACCAAAGCCAACCTCCACCTCGTCCCCGCCGACTACATACGCCGCCAGACCACGGTGAACGGAGAGCGCTACGTCACCGAATCGCTCAAGCAGAAGGAAAAGGAAATCTTCCACGCCGAGGAAAACGCCCTCGCCCGCGAACTGGAGCTTTTCAACCAGCTCATCGCTGCCGTCCTCGACGAGTCCGTCGCCCTCGCCCAGACCGCTGACACCCTCGCCGAACTCGACGTCCTCGCCGGCTGGGCCGTCCTCGCCCGCGAATGGGATTATTCCCGCCCCGTGCTCGACGATGGCGACACGCTCGAAATCGTCGAGGGCCGCCATCCCGTTGTTGAGCAGATGCTCAAATCACCTTCGGCCATCACAGCTAACGGCACGTCCCAAGCCTTCGTCCCCAACGACACCGTCCTCGCCGCCGACGACGCCCAACTTGCCCTCATCACCGGCCCGAACATGGCGGGTAAATCGACCTACATCCGCCAGGTCGCACTCATCACGCTCATGGCGCAGATCGGCTGCTGGACTCCCGCCAAATCCTGCCGCGTCGGCCTCGTCGATCGCATCTTCTCCCGCGTCGGCGCGAGCGACGACCTCGCCCGGGGCAACTCGACCTTCATGGTCGAGATGAACGAAACCGCCAACATCCTCAACAACGCCACTGACCGCTCGCTCATCATCCTCGACGAGATCGGCCGCGGCACCTCGACCTACGACGGCCTCAGTATCGCCTGGGCAGTCGTCGAGCATCTCCACCGCGGCGAAACCAAAGGCCCGCGCACGCTCTTCGCCACGCACTATCAGGAACTCACCCAGCTCGAAAAACACCTCACGCGCCTCCGGAATTTCTCCGTCGCCGTGAAGGAGTGGAACGACGACATCGTCTTCGTCCGCCGCGTCATTCCCGGCGCCGCCGACCGCAGCTACGGCATTCAGGTCGCCCGTCTCGCCGGCCTCCCGCTCAGCGTTATCGACCGTGCGAAAACCATCCTCGCGAAACTCGAAACCGACGACACCTCCGTCGAACTTCCTTCCGCGCCAAAAGCTCGGCCGAAGAAAAAAATCTCTGTCAAACCCGACGCCGAAGACTCCCAGCTCAGCCTGCTCTGA
- a CDS encoding FG-GAP repeat domain-containing protein, which yields MNRSRFILRTATILVSAVQILTAAQTPAAAAPVVAFRGPEVVKLEWNTRALQIADLNGDGLADLAVANNDRSAIEILYQLKPGAPIEAAPRSLGVNRWEPVLEDARFRKTSVTTGVTVFDFVVGDLNGDGLADLAYTGEPQALTIRYQQKDGTWLEKKISEAPEPIQFVGSLRLADVNGDKRMDLVILGQKEIAVFEQEKNGQLAVPERYALPDDNCYGLEVTDVNGDGRLDFVYLRNNTRDGLRVRLQTAAREFGPELAYAMKPSRCTLQVLAAAKGKTPATFAFAQDATGQLEVFDLAQAPSTDSGLVLRPRVFSPRSGGKNPACYALGDFNGDKRIDVAVGDPDGAQVYLYLRQPDGGFTGAQRYPVSADVRSLAAADWDGDGQDELFVGSPKEQSVGVAKFANGRLAYPQPLPITGKPLGLAAGEIAADGRVLLAVIREEKNKRYAEVWARKDAGAEMLKSVELTGLKTDPRAVRLVDANQDGRLDLAVFTPLDAMRLLVQGDALEFTDLSTKPGFRKGLVDNLESSALTLGDLDGDGKNEIVASVSSFARAMRINEQGELAVIDQFNARDSNAEVACTLILPQAGAKRPVVVLYDRKGEQFQILRANDQGLYEIADSTPTGKIDVITAETRAVPGGGTEAFVFGKDRFWWLPLGQADYAATTQSTHATDLPEISYSDVIAGDFNGDGKPEIVCVDPGKNLLEILGRGKDDRWESLMHFKIFEVDQHYQGRKGSPMEPRETLIADVTGDGKKDLILLVHDRVLIYPQE from the coding sequence GTGAACCGCTCCCGCTTCATCCTCCGGACCGCCACGATCCTTGTCAGTGCCGTGCAGATACTGACTGCCGCGCAGACGCCAGCTGCGGCTGCGCCGGTGGTCGCGTTTCGCGGGCCGGAGGTGGTGAAGCTTGAGTGGAACACGCGGGCGCTCCAGATCGCCGACCTTAATGGCGACGGCCTGGCCGATCTCGCGGTGGCGAACAACGACCGCAGCGCCATCGAGATTCTCTATCAGCTCAAACCGGGCGCACCGATCGAAGCGGCTCCGCGCTCGCTCGGAGTGAACCGCTGGGAGCCGGTGCTCGAAGACGCGCGTTTTCGGAAAACCTCTGTGACGACTGGCGTGACGGTTTTCGATTTTGTTGTCGGAGATCTCAACGGCGACGGACTCGCCGACCTCGCGTACACGGGTGAACCGCAGGCGCTCACGATCCGCTATCAGCAAAAGGACGGGACGTGGCTGGAGAAAAAAATCTCCGAAGCGCCCGAGCCGATCCAGTTCGTTGGCTCATTGCGGCTGGCCGATGTGAATGGTGATAAGCGGATGGATCTGGTCATTCTCGGGCAGAAGGAGATCGCAGTTTTCGAGCAGGAGAAAAATGGCCAGCTCGCCGTGCCGGAGCGTTACGCGTTGCCGGATGATAATTGCTACGGGCTCGAAGTGACCGACGTGAATGGCGACGGTCGGTTGGATTTCGTTTATCTAAGAAACAACACCCGCGACGGACTGCGCGTGCGGCTGCAAACGGCGGCGCGGGAGTTTGGGCCCGAACTTGCATACGCGATGAAGCCCAGCCGTTGCACGCTGCAAGTACTCGCGGCGGCGAAGGGGAAAACTCCGGCGACGTTTGCCTTCGCGCAGGATGCGACGGGGCAGCTGGAAGTGTTCGATCTCGCTCAGGCGCCGTCCACTGACAGCGGTCTGGTGCTGAGGCCTCGCGTGTTCAGCCCGCGCTCGGGTGGGAAAAATCCGGCGTGTTATGCGCTGGGAGATTTTAATGGCGACAAGCGCATCGACGTCGCGGTGGGCGATCCGGATGGAGCGCAGGTCTATCTATATTTGCGGCAGCCGGACGGCGGCTTCACCGGCGCGCAGCGTTATCCGGTGTCGGCCGATGTGCGCAGCCTGGCGGCCGCCGACTGGGATGGCGACGGGCAGGACGAGTTATTTGTCGGAAGTCCGAAGGAGCAGTCGGTGGGCGTGGCGAAGTTTGCCAACGGCCGGCTCGCTTATCCGCAACCACTGCCGATCACGGGGAAACCGCTGGGCCTGGCGGCTGGCGAAATCGCAGCTGACGGGCGCGTGTTGCTCGCAGTGATCCGTGAGGAGAAAAACAAACGCTACGCGGAAGTCTGGGCGCGTAAGGACGCGGGCGCAGAAATGTTGAAATCAGTTGAACTGACGGGACTGAAGACTGATCCGCGTGCGGTAAGGTTGGTAGATGCGAATCAGGACGGGCGGCTCGATCTGGCGGTGTTCACGCCGCTCGATGCGATGCGTCTGCTCGTGCAAGGCGATGCGCTGGAGTTCACGGACCTTTCTACGAAGCCCGGTTTCCGCAAAGGGCTCGTCGATAATCTGGAGTCGTCGGCGCTCACGCTCGGCGATCTGGATGGCGACGGGAAAAACGAGATCGTGGCGAGTGTGAGCAGCTTCGCGCGGGCGATGCGGATCAACGAGCAAGGTGAGCTGGCAGTGATCGATCAGTTCAACGCGCGCGACTCGAACGCGGAAGTAGCCTGCACGTTGATCCTGCCGCAGGCGGGCGCGAAGCGGCCGGTGGTGGTGCTCTACGATCGCAAGGGCGAGCAGTTTCAAATCCTCCGAGCGAATGACCAAGGACTCTACGAAATCGCTGACTCCACGCCGACAGGGAAAATCGACGTGATCACGGCGGAGACGCGGGCGGTGCCGGGCGGCGGGACGGAGGCGTTTGTTTTTGGCAAAGACCGGTTTTGGTGGCTGCCGCTCGGTCAGGCCGACTATGCGGCGACGACACAATCGACGCACGCGACCGACCTGCCGGAGATCAGCTACAGCGATGTGATCGCCGGGGATTTCAACGGCGATGGAAAGCCGGAGATCGTGTGTGTGGATCCGGGCAAAAACCTTCTGGAGATCCTGGGCCGCGGAAAAGACGACCGCTGGGAAAGCCTAATGCACTTCAAAATCTTCGAGGTGGATCAACATTACCAAGGACGCAAAGGCTCGCCGATGGAGCCGCGCGAAACGCTGATCGCGGATGTCACGGGTGACGGGAAAAAGGATCTGATCCTTTTGGTTCACGACCGCGTGCTGATTTATCCACAGGAGTGA
- a CDS encoding DUF3352 domain-containing protein, whose amino-acid sequence MKLLKKFVSTALLAGSAAMISAATPLINLVGDQAPLVISFDDVPSMIKACGDSPWAKTWNDEQVRKFFAPLHAQMKFEEFDAKVKAETGHTFSELIEFATGDALIALTTADIDFEAEDADDNIPLVIAVDLGANASKVEKLLEDDRKKNPDNTHETEDFAGVTLHIETSKEGAKGPSKAYWTLTDGVWIFGFHKDTILSAIDAFKKGGAENAFGKSDSFLSARNKGGQSHLSMFVNFKPIVAKAQQEIAKKAAQSEQSNPFLNPVAIIPALGLDAWNQMYFNIHFTDAQTVATGGFTFSEERGLLKMFSYGHGPVARPAFVPAKWMAVSSGKFSLKNFYSGLEEMLGAYNPGVLGMGQMYVKNFNEQLGIDIKRDFFGSFGPDMISGYAPRAGASKTASMDELDQFVGLSLDNPKAFTTALDALLKMGGPQAEQMIVKREFLGSTINTIAVPSPEGQPAKSFSYAIAKNYLMLSIGTAGAIESALQSGPSFWERSEVKKALASIPGDASSFTYQDTSALIGTVFQSFVQLAANPASQGQSPVDASAAPDVSTLSKYWGDTVGYLTRDSQGYFFKTTLEHKK is encoded by the coding sequence ATGAAACTCCTGAAAAAGTTCGTTTCCACTGCGTTGCTCGCGGGCTCCGCAGCGATGATCTCAGCGGCCACGCCGCTTATCAATCTGGTCGGCGACCAGGCTCCACTCGTCATCTCGTTTGATGACGTGCCGTCCATGATCAAAGCCTGCGGCGACAGCCCGTGGGCGAAGACGTGGAACGACGAGCAGGTCCGCAAATTTTTCGCGCCGCTGCATGCGCAGATGAAGTTCGAGGAGTTCGACGCCAAGGTGAAGGCAGAGACTGGTCACACGTTCAGCGAGTTGATCGAGTTCGCGACGGGCGATGCGCTCATCGCATTGACCACTGCGGATATTGATTTCGAGGCGGAGGATGCGGACGACAACATCCCGTTGGTCATCGCGGTGGACCTGGGCGCGAACGCATCGAAAGTCGAAAAACTTCTCGAAGACGATCGTAAGAAAAACCCGGACAACACGCATGAAACCGAGGACTTCGCGGGTGTCACTCTGCACATCGAAACGTCCAAAGAGGGGGCGAAAGGCCCAAGCAAAGCTTACTGGACGCTCACCGATGGCGTTTGGATTTTTGGATTTCACAAAGACACCATCCTGTCAGCGATCGATGCTTTCAAAAAGGGCGGAGCGGAGAATGCCTTTGGAAAATCTGATTCCTTCCTGAGCGCCCGCAACAAGGGCGGCCAGTCGCACTTAAGCATGTTCGTGAACTTCAAGCCAATCGTCGCTAAGGCGCAGCAGGAGATCGCGAAGAAGGCGGCGCAGAGCGAGCAGTCCAATCCGTTCCTCAATCCGGTGGCGATCATCCCGGCGCTGGGCCTCGATGCGTGGAACCAGATGTATTTCAATATCCACTTCACCGATGCGCAGACGGTGGCGACGGGTGGCTTCACATTCTCTGAAGAGCGTGGCCTGTTGAAGATGTTCTCCTATGGACATGGGCCGGTTGCGCGGCCCGCGTTCGTGCCGGCCAAGTGGATGGCGGTTTCCAGCGGCAAGTTCAGCCTGAAGAATTTCTACAGCGGACTTGAAGAGATGCTCGGTGCGTACAATCCCGGCGTGCTCGGCATGGGACAGATGTACGTGAAGAACTTCAATGAGCAGCTCGGGATCGACATCAAACGCGATTTCTTCGGCAGCTTCGGCCCCGATATGATCAGCGGTTACGCGCCTCGCGCCGGTGCCTCCAAGACCGCGTCGATGGATGAGCTCGATCAATTCGTCGGCCTCTCGCTGGATAACCCAAAAGCGTTCACCACCGCGCTCGATGCTCTCTTGAAGATGGGCGGACCGCAGGCTGAACAGATGATCGTGAAGCGCGAGTTCCTCGGCTCGACGATCAATACCATCGCGGTGCCATCACCTGAAGGCCAGCCCGCGAAGAGCTTCAGCTACGCGATCGCGAAAAACTATCTCATGCTGAGCATCGGCACCGCCGGAGCGATCGAGTCCGCGCTCCAGTCGGGGCCGTCATTCTGGGAACGCAGCGAGGTCAAAAAGGCCCTCGCCTCGATTCCGGGCGACGCGAGCAGCTTCACTTACCAAGACACGAGCGCGCTGATCGGGACGGTGTTTCAGTCCTTCGTGCAGCTCGCCGCCAATCCAGCCTCGCAAGGCCAGTCGCCGGTCGATGCCAGCGCCGCTCCCGATGTGAGCACGCTCTCGAAGTATTGGGGTGACACGGTCGGCTATCTCACGCGCGACAGCCAGGGCTACTTCTTCAAGACCACCCTCGAACACAAAAAGTGA
- a CDS encoding S1C family serine protease: MTRSLFSHSVPRSVRFFFCLTASLGLLAAPVFALSTLKLKSGASIQGDILTERADRVVVDLGFTVISIPRDEIERITAENLPASGAAEESTDLYRTSTGRPALTVKENVDRVAEAVVQVRTPVGLGSGFIINPAGYIITNEHVVAGEYAITVTQFRRGTAELEKAVYNKVRIVALDSRLDLALLKIDDLPEGAALPFVSLGESNGLTEGQTVFAIGSPLGLDRTVSQGIISSRNRPMGGQLYIQTTTQINPGNSGGPLFDLRGEVIGVNNMKAMMAGIEGLNFAIPAGVLKNFLRNRDAYAFDARNPNAGFRYLEPPRPVKVPVATPAK; encoded by the coding sequence ATGACCCGATCACTCTTCTCCCACTCTGTCCCGCGTTCAGTGCGTTTCTTTTTTTGCCTCACGGCGAGTCTCGGTCTGTTGGCGGCGCCGGTGTTTGCGTTGAGCACGTTGAAGCTGAAAAGCGGCGCCTCGATTCAAGGGGACATTCTCACGGAGCGAGCCGACCGCGTGGTGGTGGATCTCGGGTTCACGGTGATCTCGATCCCGCGCGACGAGATTGAGCGCATCACGGCCGAGAATCTTCCGGCCAGCGGCGCGGCGGAGGAATCGACGGATCTCTATCGCACCTCGACCGGGCGTCCCGCGCTCACGGTTAAAGAAAACGTTGATCGGGTGGCCGAGGCGGTGGTGCAGGTGCGCACGCCGGTCGGGCTTGGCTCGGGCTTCATCATCAATCCCGCGGGCTACATTATCACCAATGAGCACGTTGTGGCGGGCGAGTATGCGATCACGGTGACGCAGTTTCGCCGTGGCACCGCTGAGCTCGAAAAAGCCGTGTACAACAAAGTACGCATCGTGGCGCTGGATTCGCGTCTCGATCTGGCGCTCTTGAAAATCGACGACTTGCCGGAGGGCGCGGCGCTGCCATTCGTGTCGCTCGGCGAATCCAACGGACTCACCGAGGGGCAGACGGTTTTTGCCATCGGCAGTCCGCTCGGACTGGATCGCACGGTTTCGCAAGGGATCATCAGCTCGCGCAACCGTCCGATGGGCGGGCAGCTCTACATCCAGACGACGACGCAGATCAATCCGGGCAACTCCGGCGGTCCGCTCTTCGATCTGCGCGGCGAAGTGATTGGCGTGAACAACATGAAGGCGATGATGGCCGGCATCGAGGGGCTGAACTTCGCGATTCCGGCGGGCGTGTTGAAAAACTTTTTGCGCAACCGCGATGCCTACGCCTTCGATGCGCGCAATCCCAACGCAGGCTTCCGCTATCTGGAGCCGCCTCGTCCCGTGAAGGTGCCGGTCGCGACGCCGGCGAAGTGA
- a CDS encoding pseudouridine synthase, giving the protein MSASKLFWSTLPLGNDVSLLAVDANGLAAFSKPAGVLSHPNRISEQPRALLTVPYVEEGEYFEWTESVEKSAAGTASGDAPLKKKPATTVLRRLWLLNRLDSATSGVILAASSQELADEIRSMFQKKHVKKIYNALVFGLPSESKQIWKDRLAVQKRGAQIRTAAKSGIPSESHMRVLGQKRGSVPVALIQLEPKTGRSHQLRVQCAQRHLPIVGDLTYGDFAANRAFAKANGEKRLFLHSLETSFTYTFGGKEHTFAAKAPLPPEFALHG; this is encoded by the coding sequence ATGAGTGCTTCAAAACTATTCTGGAGCACGCTCCCGCTAGGAAATGATGTGAGCTTGCTCGCGGTGGATGCCAACGGGCTCGCTGCGTTTTCAAAACCGGCGGGCGTGCTGTCTCATCCTAATCGTATCAGTGAACAGCCACGTGCCTTGCTCACGGTTCCCTACGTGGAGGAAGGGGAGTATTTTGAGTGGACGGAGTCGGTGGAAAAATCTGCAGCGGGGACTGCCTCCGGAGACGCGCCGCTCAAGAAAAAGCCAGCAACCACGGTGTTGCGGCGGCTCTGGCTTTTGAACCGGCTGGATTCGGCGACGTCGGGTGTGATCCTCGCGGCGAGCAGTCAGGAGCTGGCAGACGAGATCCGGTCCATGTTTCAAAAGAAGCACGTGAAGAAGATCTATAACGCGCTGGTCTTCGGGCTGCCGTCGGAGTCGAAGCAGATCTGGAAGGATCGGCTCGCGGTGCAGAAGCGCGGCGCGCAGATCCGCACGGCGGCGAAGAGCGGCATCCCGTCGGAGTCGCACATGCGTGTGCTCGGACAGAAGCGTGGCAGCGTGCCCGTGGCGTTGATACAGCTGGAGCCGAAGACGGGGCGGAGTCATCAACTGCGTGTCCAGTGCGCCCAGCGGCATCTGCCCATCGTGGGCGATCTGACTTATGGCGATTTCGCCGCGAATCGCGCTTTCGCCAAGGCGAACGGCGAGAAGCGTCTGTTCCTGCATTCGCTGGAGACGAGTTTCACGTACACGTTTGGCGGGAAGGAGCACACGTTTGCGGCGAAGGCGCCGCTGCCGCCGGAGTTTGCGCTGCATGGGTGA